The nucleotide sequence CGTTGATGTTCTTGAAACGATCGAGATCGAGGAACAGTATCGCCGCCGACCGTTGATAGCTGTGCGCGCGGATCAACGCTTGGTTCAAGCGATCGAGGAATAGCACTCGATTGGGCAAGCCGGTAAGCGCGTCGTGGTGCGCCAGATATTGCAAACGCTCCTGCGCTTGCAGGCGGTCGGTGATGTCCTTGCCGGTGGAGATGAAGTGCGTGACCTCCTCGCCCTTGCCGTCGCGCAGCGGCGAGATGGTTTTTTCCTCGTAGTACAGCTCGCCATTCTTTTTACGATTGATGAACACGTCGCACACGGTCTCGCCGGCACCAATGCGCTGCCACACGCGCTCGTAAAAATCGGCGTCGTGCAGCCCGGACTTCAGCAGACTCGGCTTGTGGCCGATGGCTTCGGCCTGGCTATAACCGGTGATTTGCTCGAACGCGGTGTTGACGTATTCGATGTTGCCGTTGCGATCGGTGATCATGATGCAGTCGGCAGTCTGGTGCACCACGCTCGACAATTTGCGCATCTCGTCGTCGGCGTGCATGCGCTCGGTGATATCGGCAATGAATCCTTCGAGGCTGAGCAGCTCGCCGGTCGGCGCGAACACGCCGCGGCCCTGCTCCCACACCCATTTCTGTTGGCCGTCGGCGGTGCGGATGCGATAGCTGAATTGAAACGGCAGATGCACCGCGACCGCCGCTTGCACTTCCTGCCATATGCGATCCTGATCGAGCGGATCGATGACGTCGTTGTAAGCGCGCACGCGATTGCCGATGAAGTCGCTCGCCGGGTAGCCGGTCAACACCAGCGAACCGTCGCTGACGAATTCCATCGTCCAGTTCTTGTCGTTGCGGCAACGGTAGGCCATGCCGGGAAGGTTACTGAGCAGCGTCGTGAACATGCGCTGACTTTCTTGCAGCACCGCCTGCGACTGGTGCAATGCCAACGCTTCTTGCCGCAGTTGCAACGCCTGGCTGATATCGCTTACCAAGCTTTCCAATAAATCGATCTCGGCGTGGGCAAACGCCGCCGGCTCGGCGGCGTAAATGTTGATTGTGCCGGTGACGTGGCCACCTTTATAAAGCGGAAACGCCGCGCACGAGCGACAGCCTAGGGCGTACGCACCCGCGGCCCATTCGCCGGTGGCGCTGGCGAGGTCGGCATGCACCGCATAGCGGCCGGTTTGAATCGCCGCGACCGTCGGCCCTTGGCCATCGGCGCTCTCGTCGTAACGCAACCGCAGACGTTCGAGATAATCGTCGGTGATGCCGGCCTGTGCCACCGGTTGGATCCGACCCGACGGCCGCGTCAGGCTGATCCACACCATGTGAAAGCCGCCGTGTTCGACCAGCAAGCGGCAGATCTCGGCGTACACGCGTTCCTCGTTACCTTCGCGCGTAACCATCTTGCTGATTTCGCGCATCGCGCGCAGTAATCGATTGACCCGTAACACCCGGTCTTGCGCACGCCGACGTTCGAGCTCAGCAGCGGCGCGCGCGGCCAAAATGTGCACGATGGTTTCGGCGGCGGGATCGTCCGGCAGCGACTTGCGGCCGACAGCGGTGAGCAGACCGATGCACTGACCGCTCGAGCTGAATAACGGAATACCGATATACGATTCGGCCTGTACCAACGCGAGATCGGTGTCGCGCGGAAACTGTACGCGGATACCGTGGCGATAAAAACAAACGCCATCGTGCAATACGTGCTCGGCCGGCGAATCTTTCAGATTACGCTCGACGTTGCTAACGATCTTGCCGTCGATGCAAAGCGCGATCGTGCGCAACCGCGGCGTCGAGGCGTCGATGAACTCGGCGATATAGGCGCAGTCCACCGCGAGCGCGTGCGCGAGATAACGCACCAGCGAAGCAAAAAAATCGGGATCGCCGTTGGCGGCGATTTGCGTGGCGCTATCGCGCAAAAAGTCGGCGGTAAGTGCGGCCGTACCGCTGCGGGTCGGCCGAGGCGTGGCGGATTTTTTGGTCATGATGCTGGTAGTAGGTGCTCTCGGACGAATCACTCAGTTATGCCGCGTTGATCCGATCCCACGCATGCGCCTTTTACCGGCGCGCCCCACCGATTCTTCTTATATATGGTGTTAAGAATAGACTACGGTGCTTCTTGGCCTGTAAAACTCACATGTATACCGTGGGTTAGACGTTGTCTAGATGGAAATACCTTAGAATCATCGCTATTTAATGGCCGATCGCGCAAAAAGCCGTACCACCTTACCGACCGCTGTCCAGCGCGCGTTGCGCGACGCCGTTGGCCGTGACCGCGTCCTTACCGAGCCGGAAGTTCTCCATCTTTATTCCGGCGACGACGGGCCACGGCGTTGCCCACCGCTCGCCGTCGTTTTCCCGACTCACCATGACGATGTCGCCGCTATCGTTCAAATCGCCAATTCGTTGCGCCTGCCGATCGTGGCGCGCGGCGGCGGTTCCGGTAACGTCGGCGGTGCCGTTCCGGTTCCCGGCAGCATTGTCGTCAGCTTCGAATGTATGCGCCGCGTGCTCGAATTCCATCCGGACGAGCGTGTGCTCATCGCCGAAGCCGGCGTTCCGACCGGCGAGCTCGACGCGCTGGCGCGTACGCACGGACTGTTTTATCCCCCCGATCCGGGCAGCGCGCCGTATTGCCGCCTCGGCGGCAATCTCGCCACCAACGCCGCCGGACCGCGCGCGGTGAAGTACGGCGTCACCCGCGATTACGTGCTCGGCGTACGCGCCGTCGCCGGTTCCGGTCGAACGTTGAACGCCGGCGGCCGCACCAGCAAACGTACCGTCGGCTACGACCTGACGCGCTTGCTGATCGGCAGCGAAGGTACGCTCGCGCTCATCACCGAGGCGACATTGCGACTGCTACCGGCACCGACGACCGTCGGCACATTGCGCGCGTGCTATGCGAGCAGCACCGATGCCTGCGCCGCTGTGGCGCGCGTGATGTCGCAGCCGATCGTGCCGAGCGCATGCGAGCTGCTCGATGCCGCTGCCATCGCCGCCATTCAACGTCACGGCGCCGCCGCCGATTTGCCGGCCGGCACGCGCGCGATGCTTATCGTTGAAGCCGATGGCGACGCCGATGCGGTCGCCCGTGCCCTCGGACAATTACACGCGGCGTTGGCCGGCCATGGACTGCTGGAGCTACGCACCGCCACCGATGCGAACGAAGTCGCGGCCTTATGGAAAGCGCGGCGCGCGCTCTCGCCTGCCATCAAAATAATCGCGCCGTTGAAAATTAATGAAGACGTCGTCGTACCGGTGCCAAAACTCGCCGAGCTTATCGACACCATCGAAGCGCTGGCAGCGGAGTACCGCCTTCCGATCGTCAGCTTCGGCCACGCCGGTAACGGCAACTTGCACGTCAACTTGATGGTGCATCCGGACGATGCCGCCGAGATGGCGCGCGCCGAACTTGCGTTGGCAAGTTTGTTCGCCAAGGTGTTGGCGTTGAACGGAACGATCTCCGGCGAGCATGGCATCGGTTACGCCAAGCGCGCGTTCGTGCCGTTGGAAATTGCGGAAGATACATTGGCGTTGATGCGTGAGCTTAAAGCGGTGTTCGATCCGAAGGGGATATTGAATCCGGGGAAAATATTTCCGGATAACTAGGTCAGATCCTGCCAATTCATCAAAGCATTCCTTCAGCGTATAGCCTTGCGTCTCCCTCTCCCCTTGCGGGAGAGGGAAAAAGGGAGAGGGGGAGAATAAATGAACTTAGATATGATCACCCCTCTCCCGCAAGGGGAGAGAGGAGTTGCTCGTGGCCACCGATAAGTAAACGAAACGTTCACCAGGCAATTCTTAATCACAAACTCGGACTCAAATCCCGCCCACCCGCATAATTCCGTTCGAGCCGCTGCTGATCCTCGATACAACGCCGCACCGTCGGATAAACCTCCAAGCGCGCGCGGCCGATGTCGCCGCCGCAATCTTCGCATTCGCTGAATGTGCCGACACGGATTCGCGTCAACGCCGCTTCGACGTCGTGTAGCTCGCTGACTTCGCGGTCGACCAATGTCAAATTCATGCTCATCAACAACTCCGCCACCGATTCCTCGCCGGCGTCATGCACGCGCCCGGCGAGCGCGGCGAAGTCTTCGCGCTGGCTGTTCAACAGCTCCTCGCGTATGCGCTGAACAACAGCGTCGCGCTGTCGGCGTAAACAACGCTCGAAGTACGCGACATCTTCTGCACTGAGATCATTCATAGACATTCGCTCATGGGGCGATGTTCTATAAGTACGCTCGTCAGTCCTAAAGTTCCTCGGGTGTTACCTCCTTGAGTGTGATGTTGCGACCATGAGTTTCGCGCAGGCATAGTGATGCCAGCATCGACAACGTGGCCATGGCGATGCAGAGCCATAAGCCGTTCACATAATCCGCCGCCTGGTAGCGGCGCACACCGTCGACGACGGTGCCGTCCCAGCTGAGATCCATCAATGCACCGAACAGCGGTTGCATAATGGCGGCGCCGAAAAACAGACCGGTGTTCACCAACGCGATCGCCATACCGGCAACAGCGGGCGCGACGACGTCTTTAGCGGCGCCGAAGGTGACGACAAATCCAGCGGCGAAAAAACCCAGCAGACCAAAAATTACAAACCCGGCCCAGCCGGGTTGCCACGGCGCCCACGCCAGGCACAACCACATCACCGTTGCCGACGACGCGGCGCCGACGAGTACTCCTTTGCGCCGGCGCAACCGATCGGATAACCAACCGAGTACGAACGCACCGAGCGAATAACCGATGAGCATCGTCGTCGTGTAGAGCGACGCTTGGGCGCGCGTGAGCCCGTGCACGTCGGTTAGAAACGGCACGCCCCAAAGACCGGCGAACGCAAGCACGGTTCCGGCTAATCCGAAGTTCACCCAGAACCCCGGCCACACAGCAGCGTTACGCAACACATCGTGCAAATCGTGCCGCCAATGTTGCCGGCGCGGCGCATGCGCCGTTTTACCGGCCATCTCGCGCAGCGAGGGAAAACCGGCGGCTTGCGGACTGTCGCGCACGAACAGATAGGTGAGCAATGCGATCAACACCGTGAGCCCACCGACGACGACGAACACGGTGCGCCATGACGCCACCGCGAGCAGCGCCGTCAGCGGTCCGGCAGCGAGAATGCCGCCGATGTTGCCGATAAAAACGACGAGGCCGCTGATGATTCCGTAACGCGACTCGCTCCACCACACGGTGTTCGCGCGCATCAATCCGACGAACACGACCGACACACCGAGACCGACGAGTAAACGGCCGGCGGCGGCGCTGGAAAAATCCGGCGCTAAGCCGAACAGAATCGAGCCGATCCCGGAAACCAGCGCGCCCACCGTCGCCGCCACGCGCACGCCCAAGGTGTCGGCCAGCACACCGGCCGGAATTTGCATGATCGTGTAAACGTAGAAATACATCGCCGCCAGCGAGCCCAGCGCCGCGCCGGTCGTCGAGAACTCGCGCATTAAATCGGCGGCGATCGCACCGGGCGCGATGCGATGGAAGAACACGAGCATGAACGACACCGTGAGAATGCCGATGGCGGTTAGGCGGACGCGTTGGAAGCGGCGGAGAACGGAATGGGAAATCATTAATTAACTATATGCATTACGGTAGGGTGGGCAGCGCTTTTCTGCCCACGCATTTTTTATTCCGGTGGACAGAAAAGCGCCGCCCACCCTACTTCCTCTGACGTTAGATCTGCATCACCTCAACCGCATCACCTTTGACGAAGCCACTACTATCAGCCTCGACACGAATTAATCCATTCGTGAAGCGCAACGGCCCTAACTGATGCGAGCCCTGCCCCTTCAACACCTCGGCCAGCAATCGGCCACCCTCGACATAAATCCGCGCGCGTAAAAATTCGGTGCGGCCGGCGCGTCGGCGGAAATCGTTAGCCGCTTGGGCCGGCAGCATCAGCGGCGATGACGTGCCGTGATGCCAGGCGATCACTGCCGGTTCGACAAACAACTTATACGTCACCAGACTCGATAGCGGATTTCCAGGCAATGCAAAGAAGTGCGTGCGCTCGCCGATGTGGCCGAAGGCGATCGGCTTACCGGGTTTGATACGTGCCTTCCACAAATGAATCGTACCGAGCTCGCCGAAGATCTTCTTAATAAGGTCATGATCGCCGACCGAAGCGCCGCCGCTGGTGATGACGAAATCGTATTGCGCGGCGTCAACCAGTAAGGCACGCAGCGCGGCGGGTTCGTCGCGCACCGTGCCGCCGTCGATAACATCGACGCCGAGCGCGCGCAATTGCAGGCAAGTTGCGAGGCGATTGGATTCGTAAATCTGTCCCGGCGCAAGCGGCCGGCCGGGCACTACTAGCTCGTTACCGGTAGCAACGACAAACGCGCGCGGCCGCGCATAGACCGGCACGTGGTCGACGCCGGCCGTTGCCAGCAACGCCACATCGAGCGCGCTTAAGCGCCGGCCACGGTCATAAAGCGCGTCACCAGCGTTAAAGTCCTCGCCACGTCGGCGGATATTTTCCCCCAGTGTCAGCTCCGCCGGCAGGCGCACGGTATCGCCGTTGCGTTCGACGTCTTCTTGAATCACCACCGTGTCGGCGCCAACGGGTAACGGTGCGCCGGTAAAAATGCGCATGGCGGTACGCGGCGCGAGCGATTTCGGCGGATCGCCGCCGCTCGATTCGCCGGCGACCGGCAACTCACCGGCGCGACCGTCGTCGACGCGCAGCGCGTAGCCGTCCATCGCCGAATTATCGAACGCCGGATGATCGACCTGCGCCGTTAGCAGCGCGGCGACAAAGCGACCGCAAGCCTGCTCGAGCGCGACGCGCTCGATAGCGCGCGCCGGTCGAATGGCGTTGAGTATCGCTGCCTGCGCGTCTTCAAGACTTAACATAGGTGGTAGACATCTTAACAAGCGATGCGGTTATTATGACGGCCGCCCGACCATCGACTGACCGAATCATGGCCAAGCCCAAAACAACCTCGCCGCGCCGCCGCCGGCCGCAACGCCAATCCAGCCAACGCCCGCTCGGGCGTCGACTCACGCATTTCAACGCCGACGGCTCGGCGCGCATGGTCGACGTCGGCACTAAAGACACCACTGAGCGGCAGGCGATCGCCGAAGGCACCATTCGCATGCAGCCGGAGACCCTCGAGCTAATCCTGGCGGGAGGCCATAAAAAAGGCGACGTTATCGGCATTGCCCGCGTTGCCGGCATCCTGGCATCGAAAAAGACCGCCGAGCTCGTGCCACTTTGCCACCCCATCGCGCTGACCGCGGTCGATCTCAGCTTCACCCCGCGACCCGCCGCCGCCGCGATCCACTGCCAAGCCACCGTACGCACGGTCGCGCAAACGGGCGTGGAAATGGAGGCGCTGACGGCCGTCCAAATCGCGCTATTGACCATTTACGATATGTGCAAAGCGGTCGACCGCGGCATGACCATGACCGACATCCGTCTGGTCGCCAAATCCGGCGGTGCCTCGGGCGATTGGACGAGGCAGGAATAGCGCGACGCTGGCGGTACCGGGATGCCGGCAACGCACCCAAACCCCAGCGGACATATCATTAGAACGAAGAAGTCCCAAATTCCGCCGGCTTTTCCATGCATTGCCGCGGCCAAGCCGGTAGAATACGCGGCTTTCCTAAACCCGACTTATAGACTCAAGATCCGATCGGCCACTAACCGATCGCTTTCGCACGATGTCCAAGGCTGAACTCAAACTCACTAACGGTTACACCTTCGCCCAGCTCTTTGAGCAGGCCAGCCTCGAACAGCTAGACGCCGAGTACTTGCGGCGGCTACACGCCCACGACGCCGGCTTGCACGAAAAGTTGCTGCGTTACCGCGCGACCGCGGGCCAAGCATTCAGCGCTACCGAAATTAGCGACTTACTGATCGCCTGCGGACCGCTGCTGGAAGAATTGATCGGCGAACTGTTCGGGATCCAGGACACGCTCGCGCGTCTGCGCGACGAAACGCTGGCGCACGATCCGGTGTTCGAATTCAAAAAAGCGTTCGTGCTGAAGCGCGCGCGCCGCCGCTTACTTAAGAAAGACGACTACGAAGCGTTCGCCGAGCTCGATGCTTGGCTTAGCGGCGCGCTCAAGACCGCCGGTTACAACCCCGCCGATCGCGAGCTCGCGGTCGCGAAATACACACTGACGCTGCTCGCCGATGAAGCCGCGAATGCCGAGCCGATCGAAAAACTGACGCGCTGGACGGTGCGGGCGATGACGTCGCCTGAGGGCCAGCAAGCCGTCAACGGCTGGGTCAGTCTGCGCGTGCCGCAGGGCATCGATCCGGCGAAGCTGGTGCCGATCGCGGTCGTCGCCGGCGATCCGGCCGGCCGTCTCGAAGGCAAGCACGAACACTTCCGCCGGCGCGACGGCTTCAAGCTGACCGATCCGCGCATGGGCGCGCGCGACGTTCAGAACGAAATCAATTACTGCATTCTGTGCCACGACCATCACGGCGACTTCTGCTCGAAGGGCTTCCCGGAGAAGAAGGGCGAACCGGAACGCGGCCTCAAGACCAATGCGCTCGGCGTCACCCTCACCGGCTGCCCGCTCGACGAGAAGATCTCGGAGATGCACTCCCTAAAAGGCCAGGGTTACACCATCGGTGCGCTGTCGATGATCACCATCGACAACCCGATGTGCGCCGCCACCGGTCATCGCATCTGCAACGATTGCATGAAGGGTTGCATCTATCAAAAGCAAGAGCCGGTCAACATTCCGCAGACGGAAACACGCATCCTCACCGACGTGCTCGGCTTGCCGTGGGGCGTCGAGATCTACGACCTGCTCATCCGCTGGAATCCGCTGCGCGCCCGCCAATGGCTGCCGAAACCGTATAACGGTTTGAAGGTGCTGGTCGTCGGCATGGGCCCGGCCGGCTTTACCTTGTCGCATCACTTATTAATGGAAGGCTTCGCCGTCGTTGGTACCGAAGGCCTGAAGATCGAGCCGCTGCTGCAAGAGTTCGTGCAGCTGCCGATTCAAAACTATTCGACGTTGACGGAAGATCTCGACGAACGCTTGATGGCCGGTTTCGGCGGTGTCGCCGAATACGGCATTACCAATCGCTGGGATAAGAACTTCCTCAAACTGATTTATCTGTCGCTGTCGCGCCGGCAACACTTCCAAGTGTTCGG is from Gammaproteobacteria bacterium and encodes:
- a CDS encoding molybdopterin molybdotransferase MoeA, coding for MLSLEDAQAAILNAIRPARAIERVALEQACGRFVAALLTAQVDHPAFDNSAMDGYALRVDDGRAGELPVAGESSGGDPPKSLAPRTAMRIFTGAPLPVGADTVVIQEDVERNGDTVRLPAELTLGENIRRRGEDFNAGDALYDRGRRLSALDVALLATAGVDHVPVYARPRAFVVATGNELVVPGRPLAPGQIYESNRLATCLQLRALGVDVIDGGTVRDEPAALRALLVDAAQYDFVITSGGASVGDHDLIKKIFGELGTIHLWKARIKPGKPIAFGHIGERTHFFALPGNPLSSLVTYKLFVEPAVIAWHHGTSSPLMLPAQAANDFRRRAGRTEFLRARIYVEGGRLLAEVLKGQGSHQLGPLRFTNGLIRVEADSSGFVKGDAVEVMQI
- a CDS encoding EAL domain-containing protein is translated as MTKKSATPRPTRSGTAALTADFLRDSATQIAANGDPDFFASLVRYLAHALAVDCAYIAEFIDASTPRLRTIALCIDGKIVSNVERNLKDSPAEHVLHDGVCFYRHGIRVQFPRDTDLALVQAESYIGIPLFSSSGQCIGLLTAVGRKSLPDDPAAETIVHILAARAAAELERRRAQDRVLRVNRLLRAMREISKMVTREGNEERVYAEICRLLVEHGGFHMVWISLTRPSGRIQPVAQAGITDDYLERLRLRYDESADGQGPTVAAIQTGRYAVHADLASATGEWAAGAYALGCRSCAAFPLYKGGHVTGTINIYAAEPAAFAHAEIDLLESLVSDISQALQLRQEALALHQSQAVLQESQRMFTTLLSNLPGMAYRCRNDKNWTMEFVSDGSLVLTGYPASDFIGNRVRAYNDVIDPLDQDRIWQEVQAAVAVHLPFQFSYRIRTADGQQKWVWEQGRGVFAPTGELLSLEGFIADITERMHADDEMRKLSSVVHQTADCIMITDRNGNIEYVNTAFEQITGYSQAEAIGHKPSLLKSGLHDADFYERVWQRIGAGETVCDVFINRKKNGELYYEEKTISPLRDGKGEEVTHFISTGKDITDRLQAQERLQYLAHHDALTGLPNRVLFLDRLNQALIRAHSYQRSAAILFLDLDRFKNINDTLGHDIGDALLKTLAERLQERVREGDSVARLGGDEFAVLLEDMLHVEDVSIVATKMLEVFEKPFVIQSHEFYLTASIGISLYPNDGATAAALVKNADTAMYRAKDVGKNNFQFYSADMSAAAFERLTLETSLRRALERQEFVLHYQPQIELASGRVIGMEALVRWQHPEFGLLSPAHFISLAEETGAIVALGEWVMRTAMIQAQRWRDTGCNSLRMAVNVSGRQFTEPGFDETVAELLRETGLPADALEIEITESVIMANAEKMIERLRVLHKMGVHFAIDDFGTGYSSLSYLRRFPIQTLKIDKSFIHDLTEDSGDAEIAKTVIAMARGLKLAVVAEGVETREQLLFLQAQGCYAAQGYLISRPMPVDKLGEQLRDGYRWLGNSDR
- the moaC gene encoding cyclic pyranopterin monophosphate synthase MoaC, which codes for MAKPKTTSPRRRRPQRQSSQRPLGRRLTHFNADGSARMVDVGTKDTTERQAIAEGTIRMQPETLELILAGGHKKGDVIGIARVAGILASKKTAELVPLCHPIALTAVDLSFTPRPAAAAIHCQATVRTVAQTGVEMEALTAVQIALLTIYDMCKAVDRGMTMTDIRLVAKSGGASGDWTRQE
- a CDS encoding MFS transporter, which gives rise to MISHSVLRRFQRVRLTAIGILTVSFMLVFFHRIAPGAIAADLMREFSTTGAALGSLAAMYFYVYTIMQIPAGVLADTLGVRVAATVGALVSGIGSILFGLAPDFSSAAAGRLLVGLGVSVVFVGLMRANTVWWSESRYGIISGLVVFIGNIGGILAAGPLTALLAVASWRTVFVVVGGLTVLIALLTYLFVRDSPQAAGFPSLREMAGKTAHAPRRQHWRHDLHDVLRNAAVWPGFWVNFGLAGTVLAFAGLWGVPFLTDVHGLTRAQASLYTTTMLIGYSLGAFVLGWLSDRLRRRKGVLVGAASSATVMWLCLAWAPWQPGWAGFVIFGLLGFFAAGFVVTFGAAKDVVAPAVAGMAIALVNTGLFFGAAIMQPLFGALMDLSWDGTVVDGVRRYQAADYVNGLWLCIAMATLSMLASLCLRETHGRNITLKEVTPEEL
- a CDS encoding TraR/DksA family transcriptional regulator, which codes for MNDLSAEDVAYFERCLRRQRDAVVQRIREELLNSQREDFAALAGRVHDAGEESVAELLMSMNLTLVDREVSELHDVEAALTRIRVGTFSECEDCGGDIGRARLEVYPTVRRCIEDQQRLERNYAGGRDLSPSL
- a CDS encoding FAD-binding protein, translating into MADRAKSRTTLPTAVQRALRDAVGRDRVLTEPEVLHLYSGDDGPRRCPPLAVVFPTHHDDVAAIVQIANSLRLPIVARGGGSGNVGGAVPVPGSIVVSFECMRRVLEFHPDERVLIAEAGVPTGELDALARTHGLFYPPDPGSAPYCRLGGNLATNAAGPRAVKYGVTRDYVLGVRAVAGSGRTLNAGGRTSKRTVGYDLTRLLIGSEGTLALITEATLRLLPAPTTVGTLRACYASSTDACAAVARVMSQPIVPSACELLDAAAIAAIQRHGAAADLPAGTRAMLIVEADGDADAVARALGQLHAALAGHGLLELRTATDANEVAALWKARRALSPAIKIIAPLKINEDVVVPVPKLAELIDTIEALAAEYRLPIVSFGHAGNGNLHVNLMVHPDDAAEMARAELALASLFAKVLALNGTISGEHGIGYAKRAFVPLEIAEDTLALMRELKAVFDPKGILNPGKIFPDN